Proteins co-encoded in one Melospiza melodia melodia isolate bMelMel2 chromosome 8, bMelMel2.pri, whole genome shotgun sequence genomic window:
- the LOC134421058 gene encoding UDP-glucuronosyltransferase 1A1-like, with the protein MAPGLSASPPAVLLLLSLLGLAAAGKLLVVPVDGSHWLSMQELLDMLQQKGHEVVVVAPEVSLHIKPSKNFVMKMYPVPFTQEELDKVYKGSIMDLFKGGPFLERVIRQYQQAKKASVLFLATCSHLIHNKELIRYLEESKFDAILTDPILPCGAILAEYLSLPSVYFLQQIPCGLEYQATQCPNPPSYVPRVFTDLTDRMTFLQRVKNMLYDIPNFFLCDVVFQPYAELASQFLQREVTVPDLLRPASIWLMKLDFVLHFPKPLMPNMVLISGVNCAYKKLSQVGRALFSLLVLAGFGNLREAETQLSLERRISNCSCFAGRCLFWYLGTIIRVESWRKYCIWSYL; encoded by the coding sequence atggccCCGGGACTGAGTGCTTCTCCACCAGCTGTgcttctgctcctgtccctgctgggtctggctgctgctgggaagcTCCTGGTGGTGCCGGTGGATGGGAGCCACTGGCTCAGCATGCAGGAAttgctggacatgctccagcagaaGGGACACGAGGTGGTCGTGGTGGCACCTGAAGTCTCCCTGCACATCAAACCATCAAAGAACTTTGTGATGAAAATGTACCCAGTCCCCTTCACTCAGGAAGAGCTGGACAAAGTTTACAAAGGGTCGATAATGGATTTATTTAAAGGAGGACCTTTTCTGGAAAGAGTCATTAGACAGTATCAACAGGCAAAGAAGGCCTCTGTTCTGTTCCTGGCCACCTGCTCCCACTTAATCCACAACAAGGAGCTCATCAGGTACCTTGAGGAGAGCAAGTTTGATGCCATCCTTACAGACCCTATCCTCCCCTGTGGGGCAATACTGGCCGAGTATCTTTCCCTGCCTTCCGTGTATTTCCTGCAGCAAATTCCGTGTGGTTTGGAATATCAAGCCACCCAGTGCCCCAATCCCCCTTCCTATGTCCCAAGAGTATTTACAGACCTTACAGACCGCATGACCTTTCTCCAGcgggtgaagaacatgctctatgACATCCCCAATTTCTTCCTCTGCGACGTTGTCTTCCAACCTTATGCAGAACTGGCTTCGCAGTTCCTGCAGCGGGAGGTGACCGTGCCGGATCTCCTGCGCCCGGCTTCCATTTGGCTCATGAAGCTGGACTTTGTCTTGCACTTCCCAAAGCCCTTGATGCCCAACATGGTTCTGATTAGTGGAGTAAATTGTGCTTACAAGAAGCTAAGTCAGGTGGGTCGCGCTCTGTTTTCTCTTCTTGTTCTTGCAGGCTTTGGAAATCTCAGGGAAGCTGAAACACAGCTTTCATTAGAAAGGAGGATTTCAAACTGCTCATGCTTTGCAGGGAGGTGCTTGTTCTGGTATCTGGGAACAATTATCAGAGTAGAAAGTTGGAGAAAGTACTGTATATGGAGTTATCTCTAG
- the LOC134421057 gene encoding UDP-glucuronosyltransferase 1A1-like, whose amino-acid sequence MALGLRASPPVVLLLLSLLGLAAAGKLLVVWVDGSPWFSMREGLNMLQQKGHEVVVVVPEVSLHIKPSENFVMKRYPVPFTQEEMDNAIKAFFNITFEDGSFFERFFKTVEASKRFTDFCFSNCEQLLRNKELIRYLEESKFDAILTDPVIPCGVILAEHLSLPSIYFLRGIPCGLDFEATQCPNPPSYVPRSFSDLTDRMTFFQRVKNLLFDTQNLFLCNFLFDPFSKLASEFLQREVTVLDLLRKGSVWLLRSEFVLEYPRPLMPNIIPIGGANCAHKELPQSNVV is encoded by the exons atggccctggggctcaGAGCTTCTCCACCAGTTGTgcttctgctcctgtccctgctgggtctggctgctgctgggaagcTCCTGGTGGTATGGGTAGACGGGAGCCCCTGGTTCAGCATGCGTGAGGGGCTGAACATGCTCCAGCAGAAGGGACATGAGGTGGTCGTGGTGGTACCCGAAGTCTCCTTGCACATCAAACCATCAGAGAACTTTGTGATGAAAAGGTACCCGGTCCCCTTCACACAGGAAGAGATGGACAATGCAATCAAGGCATTTTTTAATATTACATTTGAAGATGGATCTTTTtttgaaagattttttaaaacaGTAGAAGCTTCGAAAAGATTCACTGATTTTTGTTTCTCCAACTGTGAACAGCTCTTGCGAAACAAGGAACTCATCAGGTACCTTGAGGAGAGCAAGTTTGATGCCATCCTTACAGACCCTGTAATACCTTGTGGGGTGATCCTGGCTGAGCATCTTTCCCTTCCTTCTATCTATTTCTTACGAGGAATCCCATGTGGGTTAGATTTTGAAGCCACTCAGTGTCCCAATCCTCCTTCCTATGTGCCCAGATCATTTTCCGACTTGACAGACCGCATGACCTTTTTCCAGCGAGTGAAGAATCTGCTCTTTGACACCCAAAACCTTTTCCTCTGTAATTTTCTCTTTGACCCATTCTCAAAACTGGCTTCAGAGTTCCTGCAGCGGGAGGTGACCGTGCTGGATCTCTTACGCAAGGGCTCTGTTTGGCTCCTGAGGTCAGAATTTGTGCTAGAGTACCCCAGGCCTTTGATGCCCAACATCATTCCAATAGGAGGAGCAAACTGTGCTCACAAGGAGCTGCCTCAG AGCAACGTTGTGTGA
- the LOC134421056 gene encoding uncharacterized protein LOC134421056 — MALGLSASPPAVFLLLSLLGLAAAGKLLVVPVDGSHWLSMREVLDMLQKKGHEVVVVAPEVSMHIKPSENFVMKMYLVPYKKEEMEKDFKAFFHGSFEEGIFFERFFHILEGMKRITNFGVSSCEQLLQNKDLIRYLEESKFDAVLTDPFVPCGVILAEHLSLPAVYFLRGIPCGLDFEATRCPNPPSYVPRVFTHLTDRMTFLQRVKNLLFDIPNAFLCDFAFEPYSKLASEFLQREVTVLDLLRKGSVWLLRLEFVLDYPRPLMPNIIPIGGVNCAHKELPQVGCTLFLIRALIDFCVQEGGILCCERNQEGGILFWLLVVPVDGSHWLSMQEVVDTLQQKGHEVVVVAPEVTLHIKPSENFVMKMYPVPYKKEEMEKDFKAFFQASFEEGSFFERFLKVYRGMKRITDLEFSSCEQLLQNKDLIRYLEETKFDAVLTDPFVPCGVILAEHLSLPAVYFLRGIPCGLDFEATQCPKPPSYVPRVFTDLTDRMTFLQRVKNLLFDFPSIFLCDFAFEPYSKLASEFLQREVTVQDLLHKGSVWLLRLEFVLEYPRPLMPNIIPIGGVNCAHKELPQEVEFCVAIEIKFHF, encoded by the exons ATGgccctggggctcagtgcttctCCACCAGCTGTgtttctgctcctgtccctgctgggtctggctgctgctgggaagcTCCTGGTGGTGCCGGTGGATGGGAGCCACTGGCTCAGCATGCGCGAGGTGCTGGATATGCTCCAGAAGAAGGGACATGAGGTGGTTGTAGTGGCACCTGAAGTCTCCATGCACATCAAACCATCAGAGAACTTTGTGATGAAAATGTACCTGGTCCCCTACAAAAAGGAAGAGATGGAGAAAGATTTTAAGGCATTTTTTCATGGTTCATTTGAAGAAGGAATTTTCTTTGAAAGATTTTTTCATATACTTGAAGGTATGAAAAGAATCACTAACTTTGGGGTCTCCAGCTGTGAACAGCTCTTGCAAAACAAAGACCTCATCAGGTACCTTGAGGAGAGCAAGTTTGATGCTGTCCTTACAGACCCTTTTGTGCCCTGTGGGGTGATCCTGGCTGAGCATCTTTCCCTTCCTGCTGTGTATTTCTTACGAGGAATCCCATGTGGGTTAGATTTTGAAGCCACTCGGTGTCCCAATCCTCCTTCCTACGTCCCCAGGGTATTTACACACCTTACAGACCGCATGACTTTTCTCCAGCGGGTGAAGAATCTGCTCTTTGATATCCCAAATGCTTTCCTCTGTGATTTTGCCTTTGAACCTTACTCAAAACTGGCTTCAGAGTTCCTGCAGCGGGAGGTGACCGTGCTGGATCTCTTACGCAAGGGCTCTGTTTGGCTCCTGAGGTTGGAATTTGTGCTCGACTACCCAAGGCCTTTGATGCCCAACATCATTCCAATAGGAGGAGTAAACTGTGCTCACAAGGAGCTGCCTCAGGTGGGTTGCACTCTGTTTTTAATCCGTGCCTTGATTGATTTCTGTGTTCAGGAGGGTGGAATTCTGTGTTGCGAGAGGAATCAGGAGGGTGGAATTCTGTTTTGG cTCCTGGTGGTGCCAGTGGATGGGAGCCACTGGCTCAGCATGCAGGAGGTGGTGGATACGCTCCAGCAGAAGGGACATGAGGTGGTTGTAGTGGCACCTGAAGTGACTTTGCACATCAAACCATCAGAGAACTTTGTGATGAAAATGTACCCGGTCCCCTACAAAAAGGAAGAGATGGAGAAAGATTTTAAGGCGTTCTTCCAGGCTTCATTTGAAGAAGGATCTTTttttgaaagatttttaaaagtgTACAGAGGTATGAAAAGAATCACTGACTTGGAGTTCTCTAGCTGTGAACAGCTCTTGCAAAACAAAGACCTCATCAGGTACCTTGAGGAGACCAAGTTTGATGCTGTCCTTACAGACCCTTTTGTGCCCTGTGGGGTAATCCTGGCTGAGCATCTTTCCCTTCCTGCTGTGTATTTCTTACGAGGAATCCCATGTGGGTTAGATTTTGAAGCCACTCAGTGTCCCAAGCCTCCTTCCTACGTCCCCAGGGTATTTACAGACCTTACAGACCGCATGACGTTTCTCCAGCGGGTGAAGAATCTGCTCTTTGACTTCCCAAGCATTTTCCTCTGTGATTTTGCCTTTGAACCCTACTCAAAACTGGCTTCAGAGTTCCTGCAGCGGGAGGTGACTGTGCAGGATCTCTTACACAAGGGCTCTGTTTGGCTCCTGAGGTTGGAATTTGTGCTAGAGTATCCAAGGCCTTTGATGCCCAACATCATTCCCATTGGAGGAGTAAACTGTGCTCACAAGGAGCTGCCTCAG GAGGTGGAATTCTGTGTTGCGATAGAAATCAAGTTCCATTTCTAG
- the LOC134421059 gene encoding UDP-glucuronosyltransferase 1A1-like: MALGLSASPPAVLLLLSLLGLAAAGKLLVVPVDGSHWLSMQELLDMLQQKGHEVVVVAPEVSLHIKPSKNFVMKMYPVPFTQEELDKVFKGSIMDLFKGGPFLERVIRQYQQAKKASVLFLATCSHLIHNKELIRYLEESKFDAILTDPILPCGAILAEYLSLPSVYFLQQIPCGLEYQATQCPNPPSYVPRVFTDLTDRMTFLQRVKNMLYDIPNFFLCDVVFQPYAELASKFLQREVTVPDLLRQASIWLMKLDFVLHFPKPLMPNMVLISGVNCAYKKLSQVGHALFSLLVLAGFGNLREAETQLSLERRISNCSCFAGRCLFWYLGTIIRVESWRKYCIWSYL, translated from the coding sequence atggccctggggctcagtgcttctccaccagctgtgcttctgctcctgtccctgctgggtctggctgctgctgggaagcTCCTGGTGGTGCCGGTGGATGGGAGCCACTGGCTCAGCATGCAGGAAttgctggacatgctccagcagaaGGGACACGAGGTGGTCGTGGTGGCACCTGAAGTCTCCCTGCACATCAAACCATCCAAGAACTTTGTGATGAAAATGTACCCAGTCCCCTTCACTCAGGAAGAGCTGGACAAAGTTTTCAAAGGGTCGATAATGGATTTATTTAAAGGAGGACCTTTTCTGGAAAGAGTCATTAGACAGTATCAACAGGCAAAGAAGGCCTCTGTTCTGTTCCTGGCCACCTGCTCCCACTTAATCCACAACAAGGAGCTCATCAGGTACCTTGAGGAGAGCAAGTTTGATGCCATCCTTACAGACCCTATCCTCCCCTGTGGGGCAATACTGGCCGAGTATCTTTCCCTGCCTTCCGTGTATTTCCTGCAGCAAATTCCGTGTGGTTTGGAATATCAAGCCACCCAGTGCCCCAATCCCCCTTCCTATGTCCCAAGAGTATTTACAGACCTTACAGACCGCATGACCTTTCTCCAGcgggtgaagaacatgctctatgACATTCCCAATTTCTTCCTCTGCGACGTTGTCTTCCAACCTTATGCAGAACTGGCTTCGAAATTCTTGCAGCGGGAGGTGACCGTGCCGGATCTCCTGCGCCAGGCTTCCATTTGGCTCATGAAGCTGGACTTTGTCTTGCACTTCCCAAAGCCCTTGATGCCCAACATGGTTCTGATTAGTGGAGTAAATTGTGCTTACAAGAAGCTAAGTCAGGTGGGTCACGCTCTGTTTTCTCTTCTTGTTCTTGCAGGCTTCGGAAATCTCAGGGAAGCTGAAACACAGCTTTCATTAGAAAGGAGGATTTCAAACTGCTCATGCTTTGCAGGGAGGTGCTTGTTCTGGTATCTGGGAACGATTATCAGAGTAGAAAGTTGGAGAAAGTACTGTATATGGAGTTATCTCTAG
- the LOC134421060 gene encoding UDP-glucuronosyltransferase 1A1-like has product MALGLSASPPAVLLLLSLLGLAAAGKLLVVSVDGSPWFSIREGLDMLQQKGHEVVVVAPEVALHVKPSENFVMKTYPVPYTREDMDNAFKAFFNITFQDGSFFERYFKTVEAMKRSSDLFFSSCRHLLQNKELIRYLEESKFDAIFTDPIIPCGVILAEHLSLPSIYFFRAIPCGLDFEATQCPNPPSYVPRLFSDLTDRMTFFQRVKNLLFDTQNLFLCNFLFDPYTKLASEFLQREVTLPDLFHKGSVWLLRSEFVLDYARPLMPNIIPIGGANCAHKELPQEA; this is encoded by the exons atggccctggggctcagtgcttctccaccagctgtgcttctgctcctgtccctgctgggtctggctgctgctgggaagcTCCTGGTGGTATCGGTGGATGGGAGCCCCTGGTTCAGCATCCGGGAGGggctggacatgctccagcagaaGGGACACGAGGTGGTCGTGGTGGCACCTGAAGTGGCTTTGCACGTCAAACCATCAGAGAATTTTGTGATGAAAACCTACCCGGTCCCCTACACACGGGAAGATATGGACAATGCATTCAAGGCATTTTTTAATATTACATTTCAAGATGGATCTTTTTTTGAAAGATATTTTAAAACAGTAGAAGCTATGAAAAGATCCTCTGATTTATTTTTCTCCAGCTGTAGGCATCTTCTGCAAAACAAGGAGCTCATCAGGTATCTTGAGGAGAGCAAGTTTGATGCCATCTTTACAGATCCTATAATACCTTGTGGAGTGATCCTGGCTGAGCATCTTTCCCTTCCTTCTATCTATTTCTTTCGAGCAATCCCATGTGGGTTAGATTTTGAAGCCACTCAGTGTCCCAATCCTCCTTCCTATGTGCCCAGGTTATTTTCCGACTTGACAGACCGCATGACCTTTTTCCAGCGGGTGAAGAATTTGCTCTTTGACACCCAAAACCTTTTCCTCTGTAATTTTCTCTTTGACCCATACACAAAACTGGCTTCAGAGTTCCTGCAGCGGGAGGTGACTTTGCCGGATCTCTTTCACAAGGGCTCTGTTTGGCTCTTGAGGTCAGAATTTGTACTAGACTATGCAAGACCCTTGATGCCCAACATCATTCCCATTGGAGGAGCAAACTGTGCTCACAAGGAGTTGCCTCAG GAGGCTTGA
- the LOC134421567 gene encoding UDP-glucuronosyltransferase 1A1-like produces MALGLSASPPAVLLLLSLLGLAAAGKLLVVWVDGSPWFSIREGLNMLQQKGHEVVVVVPEVSLHVKPSENFVMKTYPVPFTQEEMDNAIKAYFNITFEDGSFFERFFKTVEASKRFTDFCFSSCEQLLRNKELMRYLEESKFDAILTDPFMPCGVILAEYLSLPSIYFLREMPCGLDFEATQCPKPPSYVPRSLSDLTDSMTFFQRVKNLLFDTQNLFLCNFVFDPFSKLASEFLQREVTVQDLFRKASVWLLRMEFVLDYPRPLMPNIIPIGGANCAHKELPQVGHTLFLICAVM; encoded by the coding sequence atggccctggggctcagtgcttctccaccagctgtgcttctgctcctgtccctgctgggtctggctgctgctgggaagcTCCTGGTGGTATGGGTGGACGGGAGCCCCTGGTTCAGCATCCGGGAGGGGCTGAACATGCTCCAGCAGAAGGGACATGAGGTGGTCGTGGTGGTACCTGAAGTCTCCTTGCACGTCAAACCATCAGAGAACTTTGTGATGAAAACGTACCCGGTCCCCTTCACACAGGAAGAGATGGACAATGCAATCAAGGCATATTTTAATATTACATTTGAAGATGGATCTTTTtttgaaagattttttaaaacaGTAGAAGCTTCGAAAAGATTCACTGATTTTTGTTTCTCCAGCTGTGAACAGCTCTTGCGAAACAAGGAGCTCATGAGGTACCTTGAGGAGAGCAAGTTTGATGCCATCCTTACAGACCCTTTTATGCCCTGTGGGGTGATCCTGGCTGAGTATCTTTCCCTTCCTTCTATCTATTTCTTACGAGAAATGCCATGTGGGTTAGATTTTGAAGCCACTCAGTGTCCCAAGCCCCCTTCCTATGTGCCCAGATCATTGTCAGACTTGACAGACAGCATGACCTTTTTCCAGCGAGTGAAGAATCTGCTCTTTGACACCCAAAACCTTTTCCTCTGTAATTTTGTCTTTGACCCATTCTCAAAACTGGCTTCAGAGTTCCTGCAGCGGGAGGTGACTGTGCAGGATCTCTTTCGCAAGGCCTCTGTTTGGCTCCTGAGGATGGAATTTGTGCTAGACTATCCAAGACCCTTGATGCCCAACATCATTCCAATAGGAGGAGCAAACTGTGCTCACAAGGAGCTGCCTCAGGTGGGTCACACTTTGTTCTTAATTTGTGCTGTGATGTAA